GGCCACGATCAGCACCGTGGCGGCGTTGTTGAGGAAGGGCGTGGCGGCCATGGCCACGGCCATGATCGAGATCAGGGCGAACATCGGCTGCTGCCCCCGGAAGACGGCCGAGAGCCAGTCGGCGATCAGGTCGGCGCCGCCGGTGGTTTCGATGGCGGCCGAGACCGGGATCATGGCGGCGATCAGTACGATCAGCGGCCCGTCGATGGCGGCATAGGCCTCGCGCATGCGCAGCGAGCCCACCACCACCACCAGCACCGCGGCGCCGAAAAAGGCGATGGCCACCGGCGCCACCTGGAAGGCCACCAGGATCATGGCGGCCGCCAGGATGGCGGCCGGGGCGATGCGGTGGCGGATACCGCCCAGGCGCATCTCACGCGCAGCCAGCGGCAGCAGGCCGAGCGCCGAGAGCGCGCCGGGCAAGGTGCGCTCCCCGCCCTGCAGCACAACCACGTCGCCGGCGCGCAGCCGGACGCGGTTGAGATGCTGCTTGAGGCTGTAGCCGGCGCGGCTGACCGCCAGCAGGTTGACCCCATGCTGGCCGTAGAGGTCGAGCTGCTGGGCCGACTTGCCGATCAGGCCGGATTCCCCGCCCACCACGACCTCCAGGACGCGGACCTCCTCGGTCGGCCGCTCCATCGCCACGGGACGGTCGGCGCGGGTGAGCCGCAGCCTGGCGCGCTTGATCAGATCGTCGAGGGCGTGCGGATCGCCCTGCAGCAACAGGGTGTCGCCCGGACGGATCTTGGTGTTCGGGTGCGGACGGCTGATCCGCTTGCCGCTTCGGCGCAGGGCCATGACCTGGGCCTCGTTGTGGGCCAGCTCGCGCAGGTCGGCCACGCGCGACTTCGCCAGGTTCCAGTCCTCGGGGACCTCGACCTCGGTGAAGTAGGCGTTGGCCGCCAGGGCGGTCTCGATGTTCGCCGCCGGCTCCCGGCCCATGGGCAACAGCCGGTAGGCGACGCTGAGGAAGGCCAGGCCGATCAGCGCCAGTCCCAGCCCCACCGGGGTGTAGTCGTACATGCCGAACGGTTTGCCCAGCAGCTCCTGGCGCACCTG
This genomic stretch from Phenylobacterium sp. LH3H17 harbors:
- a CDS encoding SLC13 family permease, producing the protein MTLQQGLAFGLIGLTIAAFIWGRFRYDVIAVCALLAGVVIGVVPSENAFDGLSNDITIIVGAALIVSAAFARSGLIEALLRPLTPHLRTERSQVPVLTAAVMLLSTATKNVGALAILMPVALQIARRTGSSPSRLLMPMAFGAMLGGVVTLVGTAPNIIVSQVRQELLGKPFGMYDYTPVGLGLALIGLAFLSVAYRLLPMGREPAANIETALAANAYFTEVEVPEDWNLAKSRVADLRELAHNEAQVMALRRSGKRISRPHPNTKIRPGDTLLLQGDPHALDDLIKRARLRLTRADRPVAMERPTEEVRVLEVVVGGESGLIGKSAQQLDLYGQHGVNLLAVSRAGYSLKQHLNRVRLRAGDVVVLQGGERTLPGALSALGLLPLAAREMRLGGIRHRIAPAAILAAAMILVAFQVAPVAIAFFGAAVLVVVVGSLRMREAYAAIDGPLIVLIAAMIPVSAAIETTGGADLIADWLSAVFRGQQPMFALISIMAVAMAATPFLNNAATVLIVAPVGASLAEKLSLNPDPFLMAVALGAACDFLTPIGHQCNTLVMGPGGYRFSDYSRLGAPLTLLILVLGGPLIAWFWPLTPT